From one Trifolium pratense cultivar HEN17-A07 linkage group LG1, ARS_RC_1.1, whole genome shotgun sequence genomic stretch:
- the LOC123897491 gene encoding peamaclein-like: MKPAFVAMLLVCLILCSSMFEMSMAAGYDSRRFCSSKCGQRCSRAGMKDRCLKFCGICCGKCKCVPSGTYGNKHECPCYRDMKNSKGKPKCP, translated from the exons ATGAAGCCAGCATTTGTAGCTATGCTTCTTGTGTGTCTTATCCTTTGCTCATCTATGTTTGAAATGTCCATGGCAGCTGGTTATG ATTCAAGACGTTTCTGTTCCTCCAAATGTGGGCAGAGGTGCTCTAGAGCTGGGATGAAAGACAGATGTTTGAAGTTTTGTGGAATATGTTGTGGCAAGTGTAAGTGTGTGCCATCAGGAACATATGGTAACAAACATGAGTGTCCTTGCTATAGAGACATGAAGAACTCAAAGGGAAAGCCAAAATGCCCTTAA
- the LOC123897484 gene encoding E3 ubiquitin-protein ligase APD1-like — protein MQRSLWLPISNPLMDHPIPTQSYSFGWQDTWAFLLAALSIYFCVSASILYGFYGDSRLILGPSSSRLIKTSSLFVQQIEVINNYTTTNDDINLYAFTEKPELSSQINWTTSKFLVVEAYTRKGISLWLNKGSKIYLRWEADASSLSQLEGVVIKGGRRLEQLKPKQTTFNFSMPIAVRETENGKEAEYIVEEDDKYHIGVLNMNARNIILTMNVNVSAKIYDTTKATNMCSTGNGSCKLSTFFPITYYVILTKPKNGNDDEAWFVEVSFMSRVFSYIILLGIFMIVIFLILKCLGADDNHNEVEAQGVTETQPLMQTNPISYGTYKFHDKKEEESDASSSSSEELYNEKLCIICYDEQRNCFFVPCGHCATCYDCAQRIMDGDSKVCPVCRRLIHKVRRLFNS, from the exons ATGCAGAGATCACTATGGTTACCAATTTCCAACCCCTTAATGGATCATCCAATTCCAACCCAATCTTACTCTTTTGGATGGCAAGACACTTGGGCTTTCCTTCTTGCTGCTCTCTCCATTTATTTTTGTG TTTCAGCTAGTATATTATATGGATTTTATGGAGATTCTCGTTTGATTCTTGGTCCTAGTTCATCACGTTTGATAAAAACAAGTTCACTTTTTGTTCAACAAATTGAAGTCATAAATAACTATACTACTACTAATGATGATATTAATCTTTATGCTTTCACTGAGAAACCTGAATTAAGTTCTCAAATTAATTGGACTACATCAAAGTTTTTAGTTGTTGAAGCCTATACTCGCAAG gGAATTTCTTTGTGGTTAAATAAAGGCTCCAAAATCTATTTGAGGTGGGAAGCAGATGCTAGTAGTTTAAGTCAACTTGAAGGAGTAGTGATTAaag GAGGAAGGAGGTTAGAACAACTAAAGCCTAAACAAACTACCTTTAACTTTTCAATGCCAATTGCTGTTAGAGAGACTGAAAATG GTAAAGAAGCTGAATACATTGTTGAGGAAGATGATAAGTACCACATTGGTGTTCTAAACATGAATGCTAGGAACATAATCTTGACCATGAATGTCAATGTTTCTGCAAAGATATATGATACTACCAAAGCCACAAATATGTGCTCTACTGGGAATGGTTCATGCAAACTTAGCACTTTTTTCCCTATCACATATTATGTAATTCTAACCAAACCAAAAAAT GGAAATGATGATGAAGCATGGTTTGTTGAAGTTTCTTTTATGTCTCGTGTTTTTTCTTACATAATTCTCTTAG GAATTTTCATGATTGTGATTTTTTTGATATTGAAATGCCTTGGAGCTGATGATAATCACAATGAAGTTGAAGCTCAAGGAGTGACTGAAACACAACCTCTAATGCAGACAAATCCAATATCATATGGAACATATAAATTTCATgataagaaagaagaagaatcagATGCATCAAGTAGCTCTTCAGAGGAATTGTATAATGAAAAATTGTGTATAATTTGTTATGATGAACAACGAAACTGTTTCTTTGTTCCTTGTGGTCATTGTGCCACTTGCTATGACTGTGCACAAAG GATTATGGATGGGGATAGCAAAGTTTGTCCCGTATGCCGGAGACTTATTCATAAAGTAAGAAGATTATTCAATAGTTAG